In Clarias gariepinus isolate MV-2021 ecotype Netherlands chromosome 1, CGAR_prim_01v2, whole genome shotgun sequence, one DNA window encodes the following:
- the LOC128527908 gene encoding uncharacterized protein LOC128527908, which yields MATRLQAASEAVRDVIKKSQLISSSSEDPPSRYRLLTTRTNLNENDSVRKWTFGQRDSNMKNKILLMVGETGTGKTTLINAMVNYILGVKFTDEVWFEVTEEEGDNPTSDQSQSQTSQITVYEVFAKDNATCFTIIDTPGYGDTRGTDVDKKIAENLFKLFQSDTGVKEIDAVCLVVKASENRLSDRQQYIFDAVLSLFGKDIENNIVMFITHSDGLPPDNALNAIKKARIPCRKDEENEPEHYLFNNRQTERRIKKYNRALQTAWELTEESLNDFFDSLKEQNRKSLKQTEEVLKESKRLEACITNLQDRIDFVERKGKELAQIQKALEENQEKIKKNENFTFKVTTSFREKVPIENASWWNRKATSCSVCQENCHEYGCWAAIGASRCSVMKNDHCTSCTGKCHHNKHVKENKKYVTRSKDTVMSYNELIKKYEGNNVSESDTKFDTESFKNVREDLESNKKEKEEKINIVKRLKEDIDKNEKQKADLIEEAYTAIIKLCKIALKSDSAFIVQTIDFLIPRAEETGKDVVACNLKKLRELKPESEETVNAAAGYFSRLMNALTNKK from the exons ATGGCTACTAG ATTACAAGCAGCATCAGAGGCCGTACGTGATGTAATTAAGAAGAGTCAATTAATATCCTCCTCTTCTGAAGATCCACCTTCACGATATCGTCTCCTCACAACCAGAACTAATCTAAATGAGAATGACTCAGTAAGAAAATGGACATTTGGACAACGAGACagcaacatgaaaaacaaaatccttCTGATGGTTGGAGAAACTGGTACAGGCAAAACTACTCTGATCAATGCCATGGTGAATTATATACTCGGTGTGAAGTTTACAGATGAAGTGTGGTTTGAAGTTACAGAAGAGGAAGGAGATAATCCCACGTCAGATCAGTCACAAAGTCAAACAAGTCAAATCACTGTGTATGAGGTCTTTGCCAAAGACAACGCAACCTGTTTTACCATCATTGACACTCCAGGTTATGGAGACACCAGGGGAACAGATGTGGATAAAAAGATCGCTGAGAATCTGTTCAAACTGTTTCAGAGTGACACTGGAGTAAAAGAAATCGAtgcagtgtgtctggtagtaaaGGCATCTGAGAATCGACTTTCTGACAGACAGCAATACATCTTTGATGCAGTTTTGTCCTTATTTGGTAAAGACATAGAGAACAACATTGTCATGTTTATCACTCACTCAGATGGATTACCTCCAGATAATGCTCTTAATGCCATCAAGAAAGCAAGGATTCCCTGCAGGAAAGATGAAGAAAATGAACCTGAGCATTACTTATTTAACAATCGGCAAACTGAGAGGAGGATCAAAAAGTATAACAGAGCTCTTCAGACAGCTTGGGAACTAACAGAGGAGAGTTTAAATGATTTCTTTGACTCACTGAAAGAGCAGAACAGAAAAAGCTTAAAGCAGACTGAAGAGGTTCTGAAGGAGTCCAAACGACTTGAAGCCTGTATTACTAATCTACAAGACCGTATTGACTTTGTGGAACGCAAAGGGAAAGAACTGGCTCAGATCCAGAAAGCACTTGAGGAAAATCAAGAGAAGattaagaaaaatgaaaactttaCTTTTAAAGTCACCACATCTTTCAGAGAAAAAGTACCTATTGAAAATGCTTCATGGTGGAACAGGAAGGCTACCAGTTGTTCTGTCTGTCAGGAAAACTGTCATGAGTATGGCTGCTGGGCTGCGATAGGTGCTTCACGGTGTTCTGTCATGAAAAATGACCACTGCACTTCATGTACAGGTAAATGTCATCACAATAAACATGTCAAAGAGAACAAGAAGTATGTCACACGCAGCAAAGACACCGTAATGAGTTATAATGaacttataaagaaatatgaaggGAACAATGTATCTGAATCAGATACCAAGTTTGACAcagaatcatttaaaaatgtcagaGAAGACTTGGAAAGcaacaagaaagagaaagaggaaaaaataaatatagtgaAGAGATTGAAAGAAGACATCGACAAGAATGAAAAGCAAAAAGCCGACCTGATAGAAGAAGCGTACACCGCCATCATAAAACTGTGTAAGATTGCTTTAAAGTCAGACTCTGCTTTCATTGTTCAGACTATCGACTTCTTGATCCCTCGAGCTGAGGAAACTGGAAAAGATGTAGTTGCTTGTAATCTGAAAAAGCTGAGAGAACTTAAGCCTGAATCAGAGGAAACAGTTAATGCTGCGGCTGGATATTTCAGTAGACTAATGAATGCTTTAACTAATAAAAagtga
- the LOC128520128 gene encoding uncharacterized protein LOC128520128 encodes MATRFQEASLTVTDLIQKSHLICEGPPAQYRLITNRKNLERDGSVRKWTFGQRDRQTKIIMMVGETGTGKTTLINAMVNYMLGVKFTDEVWFEITEEEEDNPISDQSKSKTTNITVYEVHENQFSLTIIDTPGYGDTRGREYDRQIAENLNKLFHSENGVKEIDVVCLVASKYLSNGVLSLFGKDLENNIIIMVTHSDGITPEDALSAIKKAGIPSRKNQPEYFLFNNRQTVKRSPKYNTSLQTAWEQTECSLKNFFASLKEQNRKSLKQTKRVLTESRHLETCISNLQNHIEVVECKAKELAQTQKALEENKKNIKRNKNLSFTVTKYCKDYKAPIRKFSFQEGGGRNKYVTGSKDMTKCQKGPSK; translated from the exons ATGGCTACTCG ATTCCAAGAGGCATCATTGACTGTAACTGATTTAATCCAGAAGAGTCACTTAATCTGTGAAGGTCCACCTGCACAATATCGTCTCATCACAAATAGAAAGAATCTTGAACGAGATGGATCAGTAAGAAAATGGACAtttggacagagagacaggcaaaccaaaataataatgatggtaGGAGAAACTGGAACAGGCAAAACTACTCTGATCAATGCCATGGTAAATTATATGCTCGGGGTGAAGTTTACAGATGAAGTGTGGTTTGAGattacagaagaagaagaagataatcCCATCTCAGATCagtcaaaaagtaaaacaaccAATATTACTGTGTATGAGGTCCATGAAAACCAATTCTCTCTTACCATCATTGACACTCCAGGTTATGGAGACACCAGGGGAAGAGAATATGACAGGCAGATTGCTGAGAATCTGAACAAACTGTTTCATAGTGAAAATGGAGTGAAAGAAATTGATGTGGTATGTTTGGTTGCATCTAAGTATCTGAGTAATGGAGTTTTGTCCTTGTTTGGTAAAGACCTAGAAAACAACATTATCATTATGGTTACTCATTCAGATGGAATAACTCCAGAAGATGCTCTCAGTGCAATCAAGAAAGCAGGGATACCCTCCAGGAAAAATCAACCAGAGTATTTCTTATTCAACAATCGTCAAACTGTGAAAAGGAGCCCAAAATATAACACCAGTCTCCAGACAGCCTGGGAACAAACAGAGTGCAGTTTAAAAAATTTCTTTGCCTCACTAAAAGAACAGAACCGAAAAAGCTTAAAGCAGACTAAGAGGGTTCTGACTGAGTCCAGACATCTTGAAACCTGTATTTCTAATCTTCAAAACCATATTGAGGTTGTAGAGTGTAAAGCTAAAGAACTGGCTCAGACTCAGAAAGCCCTTGaggaaaacaagaaaaacattaaaagaaataaaaacctcTCTTTTACGGTCACCAAATATTGCAAAGATTACAAAGCTCCTATTAGAAAATTTTCATTTCAGGAGGGAGGGGGGAGAAACAAATATGTTACAGGCAGCAAAGATATGACA AAATGTCAAAAAGGACCATCAAAATAA